The following proteins are encoded in a genomic region of Drosophila miranda strain MSH22 chromosome 4, D.miranda_PacBio2.1, whole genome shotgun sequence:
- the LOC108162769 gene encoding mitogen-activated protein kinase-binding protein 1 isoform X11 has translation MRHLIMTPTSLSMSTPSLSTLHHQRMALQSPSRSTSTSASTSTAASTPLTPSPSSVFGGGSSPKFPANYERSEKIKLKKVLGLTVCSNAALDVSPVSGLLAYPAGCTVVLFNAKRQTQAYLVNTSRKAFTSVAFSRCGRYVATGECGINPAIKVWELETPNGNLEHCTGGSVIADFVDHKYAVTCVAFSPTGKYLVSVGSQHDMIVNVFDWRANLKMASNKISSKVAAVCFAEDGTYFVTVGNRHVKYWYLEGARRYKDPIPLMGRSAILGDLRDNDFCAVACGKGICAESTYAITRQGHLVEFSSRRLLDKWVQCRTTNANCICVNENFILVGCAESIIRIFNAATLEYVTTLPRTHYLGVDVAQGIQINHIMSVPQQAKFPDCIAMVFDEQRSKVSCVYNDHSLYIWDLRDITRVGKSHSFLYHSTCIWGVETVPYNLEREPSQTLPEDCFVTCSSDDTIRVWGLDGCANNEIYRKNIYSKDLLKIVYSDEELQFIKDQGCASMSDKTGSSSYDGRNGVRCIKISPELRHLASGDRCGNIRVYNLVNLKLMTTIEAHESEVLCLEYSNDKIERKLLASASRDRLIHVFDVAQDYLLLQTLDDHSSSITSIKFVGAGLNFQMISCGADKSIMFRSFQGNIFMRGTNTSGKTTLYDMEVDSNSKHILTACQDRNVRVYGTQNAKQTKTFKGSHSDEGSLIKLSLDPSGIYVATSCTDKTLAVYDYYSSECMARMYGHSELVTGLKFTNDCRHLISASGDGCIFIWQVPHDMIVTMQARMSQQRLRSGHGPLPRPLAPISPPEGIVLESPTSEIEQPQMVPKFAVADRLSDVGQLPQWAMRKAATGGDSDSGALSIPTPSAQGGSSSIPAMHAASSMGNLSSSPSQQLGMMAPRARGRWAQRSSQLEADDLRSNSESPLGTVSSVGGHSGVNVQTSDYNSASSKDIMYNQTYLSEDSSIDSGMETRRGELKFIGSSNNGTVTVSVSSSSSLATANNSNGAMAAVGVGQQRLQLPDKRKPGLRFDTPHTHDHDGDVEDISDGERTSSDHGMFYNNLAPSTPTDFKVTAMNEDELRKSVRRQKFEKSGLQLPTASGNGSSHTASTGTGTGTSDTEDEGSTPSAENAERSLASTLGGSNENLPQSSNSFLHAALPEGPGMTAPLERGTTSRRSISAKHNTESSKGGVSAPPTITKSYTSTKKEELLQVINKVKQQLENGTRKNGIKKLNAIAEVGHRPLRGSHSISDLSLAGNLDGSRTAGGTPGRYTKPVY, from the exons ATAAAACTCAAAAAAGTCTTGGGTCTGACTGTGTGCAGCAATGCGGCGTTGGATGTTTCACCAGTCAGCGGCCTCCTGGCCTATCCAGCGGG CTGCACTGTGGTGCTGTTCAATGCCAAACGTCAGACACAGGCCTATCTGGTCAATACCTCCCGCAAAGCATTCACATCCGTCGCCTTCTCACGCTGCGGCCGGTATGTGGCCACCGGCGAATGTGGCATCAATCCGGCCATCAAAGTCTGGGAGCTGGAGACGCCCAATGGCAATCTGGAGCACTGCACCGGCGGCAGTGTTATTGCCGATTTTGTAGATCACAAATATGCCGTCACCTGCGTG GCCTTCTCGCCCACGGGAAAGTACCTGGTTTCAGTTGGCTCACAGCACGACATGATCGTAAACGTGTTCGACTGGCGGGCCAACCTAAAGATGGCCTCGAATAAGATTAGCTCCAAGGTGGCTGCTGTTTGCTTTGCCGAAGACGGCACCTACTTTGTCACCGTGGGCAATCGTCATGTCAAATATTGGTACTTGGAAGGAGCCCGCAGG TACAAAGATCCCATACCTCTGATGGGACGCAGCGCTATTTTGGGCGATTTGCGTGACAATGATTTCTGTGCCGTGGCCTGCGGCAAGGGGATCTGTGCGGAGAGCACGTATGCCATCACCCGCCAGGGCCATCTGGTGGAGTTCAGTTCGCGGCGATTGCTGGACAAATGGGTGCAGTGCCGCACCACAAATGCCAATTGCATTTGCGTCAACGAGAACTTCATACTCGTGGGTTGTGCCGAGTCCATCATTCGCATCTTCAATGCGGCCACGCTGGAGTACGTGACCACGCTGCCCCGGACCCATTATCTGGGCGTGGATGTGGCCCAGGGCATACAGATCAATCACATCATGTCGGTGCCGCAGCAGGCCAAGTTTCCCGATTGCATTGCCATGGTGTTCGATGAGCAGCGATCGAAGGTGAGCTGCGTCTACAACGATCATTCGCTGTACATTTGGGATCTGCGCGATATCACGCGGGTGGGCAAGTCGCACTCGTTCCTGTATCACTCCACGTGCATTTGGGGCGTGGAGACAGTGCCATATAATCTGGAGCGAGAGCCATCGCAGACGCTGCCGGAGGATTGCTTTGTGACCTGCTCCTCGGACGATACGATACGCGTCTGGGGCCTGGACGGATGTGCCAACAATGAGATCTATCGCAAGAACATCTACTCCAAGGACCTGCTGAAGATCGTCTACAGCGACGAGGAGCTGCAGTTTATCAAGGACCAGGGCTGCGCCTCGATGTCCGACAAGACGGGCAGCTCCTCCTACGACGGCCGCAACGGTGTGCGCTGCATCAAGATCAGCCCCGAGCTGCGGCATCTGGCCAGCGGCGACCGGTGCGGCAACATACGGGTCTACAACCTGGTCAATCTCAAGCTGATGACCACCATCGAGGCGCACGAGTcggaggtgctgtgtctggagTACTCCAACGATAAGATCGAACGCAAGCTGCTGGCCAGTGCCAGTCGCGATCGTCTCATACATGTCTTCGATGTGGCCCAGGACTATCTGCTGCTGCAGACGCTCGACGATCACAGCtcctcgatcacatcgatcaagTTTGTGGGCGCTGGACTGAACTTCCAGATGATAAGCTGTGGTGCGGATAAGTCCATAATGTTCCGAAGCTTTCAG GGCAACATCTTTATGCGGGGCACCAATACCTCGGGCAAGACCACGCTCTACGACATGGAGGTGGACTCGAATTCCAAACATATCCTCACCGCCTGCCAGGATCGCAATGTCCGCGTGTATGGCACCCAGAATGCCAAGCAAACAAAGACCTTCAAGGGCTCCCATTCGGATGAGGGCAGCCTCATTAAACTCAGCCTCGATCCCAGTGGGATCTATGTGGCCACCTCCTGCACGGACAAAACCCTGGCCGTCTACGACTACTACTCGAGTGAGTGCATGGCGCGCATGTACGGTCACAGTGAGCTGGTCACGGGGTTGAAGTTCACCAACGATTGCCGGCATTTGATTTCGGCCAGCGGCGACGGCTGCATCTTCATTTGGCAAGTCCCACATGACATGATTGTGACCATGCAGGCCAGAATGTCACAGCAGCGTCTACGTTCTGGTCATGGCCCGTTGCCGCGTCCCCTGGCGCCCATATCCCCGCCAGAGGGCATTGTGCTGGAGTCGCCCACCAGCGAAATAGAACAGCCGCAAATGGTGCCgaaatttgcagtggccgaCCGGCTGTCGGATGTGGGACAGCTGCCGCAGTGGGCCATGCGAAAGGCGGCGACGGGCGGCGACTCCGATAGCGGTGCCCTGTCCATACCCACACCCAGTGCCCAGGGAGGATCGTCGTCCATTCCAGCCATGCATGCGGCCTCCTCGATGGGCAATCTCAGCTCCTCGCCCAGCCAGCAATTAGGAATGATGGCGCCCAGGGCGCGCGGACGCTGGGCGCAGCGTAGCAGTCAGCTGGAGGCAGATGATCTGCGCTCCAATTCGGAGAGCCCCTTGGGCACAGTCTCCTCCGTGGGCGGCCATAGCGGTGTGAATGTGCAGACGTCGGACTACAACAGTGCCTCGTCCAAGGACATCATGTACAATCAGACATATCTCAGCGAGGACTCGTCCATCGATTCGGGCATGGAGACGCGCCGCGGCGAGCTCAAGTTCattggcagcagcaacaacggcACCGTGACCGTCTCCGtgtcatcctcctcctccctggcgacGGCCAACAACAGCAATGGTGCCATGGCAGCTGTCGGCGTCGGCCAgcagcggctgcagctgcCCGACAAACGGAAGCCCGGTCTGCGCTTCGATACGCCGCACACCCACGATCACGATGGCGATGTGGAGGACATTTCCGATGGCGAAAGAACCAGCTCCGATCATGGAATGTTCTACAATAATCTGGCGCCCAGTACACCCAC TGACTTCAAAGTGACGGCCATGAACGAGGACGAGCTGCGGAAGTCGGTGCGGCGACAGAAGTTTGAAAAGTCCGGCCTGCAGCTGCCGACGGCCAGTGGCAATGGCAGTTCCCATACCGCcagcacgggcacgggcactgGGACATCGGACACCGAGGACGAGGGCTCCACGCCGAGTGCCGAGAATGCGGAACGTTCGCTGGCCTCCACTTTGGGTGGCAGCAATGAGAatctgccgcagagcagcaaTAGCTTCCTTCATGCAGCCCTGCCCGAGGGACCCGGAATGACGGCGCCCCTGGAGCGTGGCACAACCA GTCGTCGCAGCATCAGTGCCAAGCACAATACGGAGTCCAGCAAGGGGGGTGTCTCGGCACCGCCCACCATCACCAAGTCATATACTAGCACCAAGAAGGAGGAGCTGCTGCAGGTCATCAACAAGGTCAAACAGCAGCTGGAGAAT GGTACCCGCAAAAATGGCATCAAAAAGTTAAATGCTATAGCCGAG GTCGGCCATAGACCCCTGAGGGGTAGCCATAGCATATCGGATCTGAGtctggcaggaaatttggatGGTTCAAGGACAGCGGGCGGTACTCCAGGACGTTATACGAAGCCAG